One Streptomyces sp. V4I8 genomic window carries:
- a CDS encoding steroid 3-ketoacyl-CoA thiolase, whose product MAAEPVIVEAVRTPIGKRGGALANLHPAYLLGETYRELLGRTGIPADCVEQIVGGTVTHAGEQSMNPARTAWLTMGLPYETAATTVDCQCGSSQQASHMTANMIAAGVIDVGISCGVEAMSRVPLGSGSKHGPGKPFPDEWNVDLPNQFEAAERIARHRGLTRENVDSLGLVSQERAAAAWAEERFKRETFAVQVPTTEDEQRAGQGMWRLVDKDEGLRDTSMEALARLKPVMPTAVHTAGNSSQISDGAAAIMWASKRMARALKLRPRARIVAQALVGADPHFHLDGPIDATKAVLGKAGMSLKDIDLVEINEAFASVVLSWAQVFEQDLEKVNVNGGAIALGHPVGATGARLITTALHELERADKEFALVTMCAGGGLATGTIIQRL is encoded by the coding sequence ATGGCTGCCGAACCCGTGATCGTCGAAGCCGTACGCACCCCGATCGGCAAGCGCGGCGGCGCGCTCGCCAACCTCCACCCCGCCTATCTCCTCGGCGAGACCTACCGCGAACTCCTCGGCCGTACCGGCATCCCCGCCGACTGCGTCGAGCAGATCGTCGGGGGCACGGTGACCCACGCCGGCGAGCAGTCCATGAACCCCGCGCGCACGGCCTGGCTGACCATGGGCCTGCCCTACGAGACGGCGGCGACGACGGTCGACTGCCAGTGCGGCTCCTCGCAGCAGGCCTCGCACATGACGGCCAACATGATCGCGGCCGGCGTCATCGACGTCGGGATCAGCTGCGGCGTCGAGGCGATGTCGCGGGTGCCACTGGGTTCGGGGTCCAAGCACGGGCCCGGGAAGCCGTTCCCGGACGAGTGGAACGTCGACCTGCCCAACCAGTTCGAGGCGGCGGAACGGATCGCCCGCCACCGCGGCCTGACCCGTGAGAACGTCGACTCCCTGGGATTGGTCTCACAGGAACGCGCCGCGGCCGCCTGGGCGGAGGAGCGGTTCAAGCGGGAGACGTTCGCCGTCCAGGTCCCGACCACCGAGGACGAGCAGCGCGCCGGGCAGGGCATGTGGCGCCTCGTCGACAAGGACGAGGGCCTGCGCGACACGTCCATGGAGGCGCTGGCGAGGCTCAAGCCCGTCATGCCGACGGCCGTTCACACGGCGGGCAACTCGTCCCAGATCAGCGACGGCGCGGCGGCCATCATGTGGGCGTCGAAACGGATGGCGCGGGCGCTGAAGCTGCGGCCGAGGGCACGGATCGTGGCCCAGGCGCTGGTGGGAGCCGACCCGCACTTCCACCTCGACGGGCCGATCGACGCGACGAAGGCGGTGCTCGGGAAGGCCGGGATGTCCTTGAAGGACATCGACCTCGTGGAGATCAACGAAGCCTTCGCGTCCGTGGTGTTGAGCTGGGCGCAGGTCTTCGAACAGGACCTGGAGAAGGTCAACGTCAACGGAGGTGCGATCGCGCTCGGGCACCCGGTGGGGGCCACCGGGGCCCGGCTGATCACGACCGCGCTCCATGAACTGGAGCGGGCGGACAAGGAGTTCGCGCTGGTCACGATGTGTGCCGGGGGTGGCTTGGCCACCGGCACGATCATTCAGCGGCTTTAG
- a CDS encoding DUF397 domain-containing protein: MESTEILAGIQWRKSSYSGDQGGDCVECAPLGALAWRKSSHSGDQGGECIEIAETPHTTIAIRDSKNPAGPILTLDPAAFSTFVDWTSAKAAE, translated from the coding sequence ATGGAGAGCACCGAGATTCTGGCGGGGATCCAGTGGCGTAAGTCCAGCTACAGCGGCGACCAGGGCGGCGACTGCGTGGAGTGCGCGCCGCTCGGCGCTCTGGCCTGGCGCAAGTCCTCGCACAGCGGCGACCAGGGCGGCGAATGCATCGAGATCGCCGAAACCCCCCACACCACCATCGCCATCCGCGACTCCAAGAACCCGGCGGGCCCGATCCTCACCCTCGACCCCGCCGCGTTCTCGACCTTCGTCGACTGGACGTCCGCTAAAGCCGCTGAATGA
- a CDS encoding helix-turn-helix domain-containing protein, with product MTHINTLDPGASPLDYYGFELRRYREAAGLTQKQLGDIVYCTGSLVGQIETARKLPTLPFSERVDVALGTGGALSRLHELVMRSQLPAWFQQVAELEVRAVEIGTFQTHMVHGLLQTKEYARAVLGVLDDNALDDRTEVRLARQRIFGKSEPPVFWMILSEAAFHQEIGGRETMRGQLDRLLSFEHNPKVNVQVLPFSAGAHAGSQGSFTVFRFPSDPTIVYTEGYGSGHPTANPDTVKDCSLRYDHLQAAALSLKDSAELIRRVMEERYGEHRDSGGDPVA from the coding sequence GTGACCCACATCAACACCCTTGACCCGGGCGCCTCGCCCCTCGACTACTACGGCTTCGAGCTACGCCGTTACCGCGAGGCCGCGGGCCTGACGCAGAAGCAACTCGGGGACATCGTCTACTGCACCGGCTCCCTGGTCGGCCAGATCGAGACGGCCCGGAAACTGCCGACGTTGCCCTTCAGTGAGCGGGTGGATGTCGCGCTGGGGACGGGCGGGGCGCTGTCGCGGCTGCATGAGCTGGTGATGCGTAGTCAACTTCCGGCCTGGTTCCAACAGGTGGCGGAGTTGGAGGTGCGGGCGGTTGAGATCGGTACGTTCCAGACGCACATGGTGCACGGGCTTTTGCAGACCAAGGAGTACGCCCGTGCCGTGCTCGGTGTACTGGACGACAACGCCCTCGATGACCGCACCGAGGTACGGCTGGCTCGTCAGCGCATCTTCGGCAAGAGTGAGCCACCGGTCTTCTGGATGATCCTTAGCGAGGCGGCGTTCCACCAGGAAATCGGCGGTCGGGAGACCATGCGCGGCCAACTGGATCGCTTGTTGTCCTTCGAGCACAACCCGAAGGTCAATGTTCAGGTGCTGCCGTTTTCGGCTGGCGCGCACGCGGGATCGCAGGGCTCATTCACGGTCTTCCGCTTCCCCAGCGATCCGACCATCGTCTACACCGAGGGGTACGGCAGCGGGCATCCGACCGCCAACCCGGACACCGTCAAGGACTGCTCGCTCCGATACGATCATCTCCAAGCCGCCGCCCTCTCCCTCAAGGACTCGGCGGAGTTGATCCGGCGTGTGATGGAGGAGCGTTATGGAGAGCACCGAGATTCTGGCGGGGATCCAGTGGCGTAA
- a CDS encoding ATP-binding protein, translated as MNGYIPPTYLAPFRHQYRLRLTVGEHSARHIRTIARSLLDEWGMRELTDAVELGVTELVANVVRHVPDRRCEVLILRQTRGVRVEVTDGFSRLPLFHLQLKLDDEGGRGLMLLDAVADKWGVDLRHDGGKTVWFECGRSGGGLRT; from the coding sequence GTGAACGGATACATTCCCCCCACCTACCTGGCCCCCTTCCGCCACCAGTACCGCCTGCGCCTCACGGTCGGCGAACACTCGGCCCGGCACATCCGCACCATCGCGCGCTCGCTGCTCGACGAGTGGGGCATGCGCGAGCTGACCGACGCCGTGGAGCTGGGCGTGACCGAGCTGGTCGCCAATGTCGTACGGCATGTTCCGGACCGGCGCTGTGAGGTGCTGATCCTGCGGCAGACGCGCGGGGTGCGAGTCGAGGTGACGGACGGTTTCAGTCGACTCCCCCTGTTTCACCTCCAGTTGAAGCTGGACGACGAGGGCGGCCGAGGGCTCATGCTGCTGGACGCGGTGGCCGACAAGTGGGGTGTGGACCTTCGCCACGACGGCGGCAAAACCGTGTGGTTCGAGTGCGGCCGAAGCGGAGGGGGCCTTCGTACTTGA